From Thermogemmatispora onikobensis, the proteins below share one genomic window:
- the cysS gene encoding cysteine--tRNA ligase, producing the protein MSSISARPIVLYNTLGREKQRFEPLHPPKVGIYSCGPTVYRDIHIGNFRTFLMTDWLRRMLEYNGYEVLLVRNITDVGHLQNDVEESGEDKIEHEARRTGRSAYEIAAYYTRRYEEDAAELNILPPHIAPKATEHISEMQEMVARLIEKGLAYVTKEGNVYYDVSRFPDYGKLSGNTLEQLRAGGHGREQMEVADDKESPEDFALWKHGSPRRQMNWDSPWGLGFPGWHIECSAMSVKYLGEQFDIHTGAVDLIFPHHEDEIAQSQGVSGKPPVRYWVHGEFLDFGNAKMARSKGNVVLLSTLKERGIEPLALRYLLLTAHYRSKINFTDESIAAAQNGLNNLRETLAELPADGAGATGPWSEEAQRLRDAFHEAINDNLELPTALNLAHRALRNQRIPPAERRRLLLDFDRVLGLRLETVAPRQPRSIPEEVLALVREREAARAARDWQRSDALREQIKAYGFEVRDTAHGTELI; encoded by the coding sequence ATGAGCAGCATATCGGCCAGGCCGATTGTGCTTTATAATACACTCGGTCGAGAGAAACAGCGTTTTGAGCCGCTGCATCCGCCAAAGGTGGGCATCTATAGCTGCGGTCCCACCGTTTATCGTGACATCCACATCGGCAACTTTCGCACGTTCCTGATGACCGACTGGCTTCGCCGCATGCTCGAATACAACGGCTACGAGGTGCTGCTGGTGCGCAACATCACGGATGTAGGCCATTTGCAGAACGACGTTGAGGAGAGCGGCGAGGATAAGATTGAGCATGAGGCGCGCCGGACGGGTCGCTCAGCCTATGAGATTGCCGCCTACTATACACGCCGCTACGAAGAGGACGCTGCCGAGCTGAACATTCTGCCGCCCCACATTGCGCCCAAGGCAACCGAGCACATCTCTGAGATGCAGGAGATGGTCGCCAGGCTCATCGAGAAGGGGCTGGCTTACGTGACCAAGGAAGGCAACGTCTACTACGATGTGAGTCGCTTCCCGGACTACGGCAAGCTCTCCGGCAATACCTTAGAGCAGCTGCGGGCCGGTGGGCACGGACGCGAACAGATGGAGGTGGCCGATGACAAGGAGTCTCCCGAGGACTTTGCGCTCTGGAAGCATGGCAGTCCCAGGCGTCAGATGAACTGGGATAGCCCTTGGGGCCTTGGTTTCCCTGGCTGGCATATCGAGTGCTCGGCCATGTCCGTCAAGTACCTCGGCGAACAGTTCGATATCCACACGGGCGCGGTCGATCTGATCTTTCCCCATCACGAGGATGAGATCGCGCAGAGCCAGGGCGTCAGCGGCAAGCCGCCAGTGCGCTATTGGGTCCACGGCGAGTTTCTGGATTTCGGCAACGCCAAGATGGCCCGTTCGAAGGGCAATGTGGTGCTGCTCTCAACGCTGAAGGAGCGCGGCATTGAGCCGCTGGCTCTGCGCTATCTGCTGTTGACCGCGCACTATCGCTCAAAGATCAACTTCACTGATGAGTCGATTGCGGCGGCGCAGAACGGCTTGAACAACCTGCGCGAGACGCTGGCAGAGCTGCCCGCCGACGGCGCGGGGGCGACAGGTCCCTGGTCCGAGGAGGCTCAGCGTCTGCGGGACGCCTTCCACGAGGCAATTAACGATAATCTGGAGTTGCCCACAGCTCTCAATCTGGCCCACCGCGCGCTTCGTAATCAGCGCATTCCGCCCGCCGAGCGGCGTCGCTTGCTACTGGACTTTGACCGCGTGCTCGGCCTACGCCTGGAGACGGTGGCTCCGCGCCAGCCGCGCTCCATCCCCGAGGAGGTGCTGGCTCTGGTGCGCGAGCGCGAGGCGGCCCGCGCCGCCCGCGATTGGCAACGCTCGGATGCCTTACGCGAGCAAATCAAAGCCTATGGCTTCGAGGTGCGCGATACAGCTCACGGCACCGAGCTGATCTAG
- the metH gene encoding methionine synthase: MSRFLEALAQRVLIFDGAMGSTIQTYQLTAADYGGPATEGCNEYLVLTRPEVIEEIHVGFLEAGCDVLETNSFTASRLKLNEYGLGERTREINLAAARLARRLADRYSRPDWPRFVAGSIGPTGMLPSSDDPVLSNITYQQLVTVFQEQAAALLEGGVDVLLIETSQDLLEVRAAVTGLRRAMEQTGRHVPIQAQVSLDTSGRMLLGTDIAAVMATLVGLRVQVIGLNCSTGPEHMREPVRYLAEHCPLPISTIPNAGIPLNVGGKAVYPLAPEAMAAALREFITDFGVNIVGGCCGSSHAHLQAIVQACRTAPRRPRPAADEVLQRRSFATVSLPLVASGMRATNLRQDPPPLLIGERVNSQGSRKAKEALLRDDYDALLAIAREQVEGGAHALDVCVALTERSDEAVQMAQTIKKLSQSIEVPLFIDSTEPAVIQAALEVYPGRAVINSINMENGRERIERVVPLAREHGAAVVALTIDEAGMARSAERKLEVARRIYEICVEEYGLAPKALLFDPLTFPITTGQEDLRTAAIETLEALRRIKAELPGALTLLGVSNVSFGLKPPARAVLNSVFLYHAVRAGLDAAIVNPAHIKPYAEIPEEQRRLAEDLIYNRPEALPRYIAYFEEYAQPETGAEIRSDPTEGLSTDERIHWQILHRRKEGIEELITQAIQERCAASASGLKASEAAVQVLNGVLLPAMKEVGDRFGAGELILPFVLQSAEVMKRAVAHLEGYLERKEGYTKGRVVLATVFGDVHDIGKNLVNTILSNNGYTVYDLGKQVPLNTILDKAVEVNADAIGLSALLVSTSKQMPLCVQELHRRGLRYPVIVGGAAINRAYGRRILFVEETDGTTREKGHLVPYEPGVFYARDAFEGLEIMDRLTGDPHEREAFVERIKQEALRELQKQQQQQQTAPTSGSATQDEQPSTSIKPAPSIPKPPFWGPRVLERIGLEDIAACLDENTLFRLHWGGKAHGDDFARLVTQEFRPRLERMLREARQQRYLQPRVIYGYYPCQSQGNSLIIYDPQSLTEDGQALRELARFRFPRQRERERLCLADYFASTASGLIDVVALQVVTVGPGPSELVHQLQQEGRYAEAYFLHGLSVQMAEALAEYANQHIRRELGLREHEGRGRRYSWGYPAIPDLEDHRVLFTLLPVQRSIGVELTAGYQLVPEQSTAAIVVHHPQAVYFAVREPSPGTAGNQ; encoded by the coding sequence ATGAGCCGCTTTCTGGAGGCCCTGGCACAGCGCGTCTTGATTTTCGATGGTGCTATGGGCAGCACAATTCAGACCTATCAGCTGACTGCCGCCGACTACGGTGGACCTGCTACCGAGGGCTGCAACGAGTATTTAGTGCTGACGCGACCGGAGGTGATCGAGGAGATCCATGTGGGCTTTCTGGAAGCGGGCTGCGATGTATTGGAGACCAATTCGTTCACGGCCAGTCGCCTGAAGCTTAATGAGTATGGCCTTGGGGAGCGCACCCGCGAGATTAACCTGGCCGCCGCACGCCTGGCCCGCCGGTTAGCCGACCGCTACAGTAGGCCCGACTGGCCACGCTTCGTGGCGGGTTCGATTGGCCCCACTGGCATGCTGCCATCCTCAGACGATCCGGTGTTGAGCAATATCACCTATCAGCAGCTGGTGACGGTCTTCCAGGAGCAGGCCGCCGCTTTGTTGGAGGGCGGCGTCGACGTGCTCTTGATCGAGACCAGCCAGGATCTGTTGGAGGTGCGCGCGGCTGTGACGGGCCTGCGCCGCGCGATGGAGCAAACCGGGCGACATGTGCCGATTCAGGCCCAGGTTTCACTCGATACCAGCGGGCGCATGCTGCTCGGCACGGATATCGCCGCTGTGATGGCGACCCTGGTCGGGCTGCGGGTGCAGGTCATTGGCCTCAACTGCTCGACCGGCCCTGAGCATATGCGCGAACCGGTGCGTTACCTGGCGGAACACTGCCCGTTGCCAATTTCAACGATCCCTAACGCCGGGATTCCCCTGAACGTTGGCGGCAAAGCCGTCTATCCGCTCGCCCCCGAGGCAATGGCAGCCGCCCTGCGCGAGTTTATTACCGACTTCGGCGTCAATATCGTGGGGGGCTGCTGCGGTAGCTCTCATGCCCACCTGCAGGCCATCGTGCAAGCCTGCCGGACGGCACCGCGTCGCCCGCGTCCGGCAGCCGACGAGGTGCTCCAGCGACGCAGCTTTGCCACCGTCTCGCTCCCTCTGGTAGCCAGCGGCATGCGCGCAACCAATCTGCGACAGGACCCGCCACCACTGTTGATCGGCGAGCGCGTCAATAGCCAGGGGAGCCGCAAGGCCAAGGAGGCCCTGCTGCGCGATGACTACGATGCGCTGCTGGCCATTGCCCGCGAACAGGTTGAGGGTGGCGCACACGCCCTGGATGTCTGCGTGGCCCTCACGGAGCGCAGCGATGAGGCCGTGCAGATGGCCCAGACCATCAAGAAGCTTTCCCAGAGCATCGAGGTACCGCTCTTCATCGATTCGACGGAGCCAGCGGTCATTCAGGCGGCGTTAGAGGTCTACCCGGGCCGGGCCGTTATCAATTCGATAAACATGGAGAATGGGCGCGAGCGTATTGAGCGGGTGGTGCCCCTGGCCCGCGAACATGGGGCGGCAGTAGTGGCGTTGACCATCGATGAGGCCGGTATGGCCAGAAGCGCTGAGCGCAAGCTGGAGGTGGCTCGCCGCATCTATGAAATTTGCGTCGAGGAGTATGGGCTGGCGCCCAAGGCGCTGCTCTTCGATCCCCTGACCTTTCCTATCACGACGGGCCAGGAGGACCTGCGCACAGCCGCTATCGAGACCCTGGAGGCTCTGCGCCGGATCAAGGCCGAGCTGCCCGGCGCTCTGACGCTCTTGGGTGTGAGCAACGTCTCCTTCGGCCTAAAGCCGCCAGCTCGCGCCGTGCTCAACAGCGTTTTTCTCTACCACGCCGTTCGCGCCGGCCTGGACGCCGCCATCGTGAATCCCGCCCATATCAAACCTTATGCGGAGATTCCCGAGGAGCAGCGCCGCCTGGCCGAGGATCTGATCTACAACCGTCCTGAAGCGCTGCCACGCTATATTGCCTATTTTGAGGAGTATGCTCAACCTGAAACAGGAGCGGAGATACGGAGCGATCCTACGGAGGGCTTGAGTACCGATGAGCGCATCCACTGGCAGATTTTGCATCGACGCAAGGAGGGCATCGAGGAGCTGATCACCCAGGCCATCCAGGAGCGCTGCGCGGCCTCTGCCTCCGGCTTGAAAGCCAGCGAGGCCGCTGTCCAGGTGCTCAACGGGGTGCTCTTGCCAGCGATGAAGGAGGTCGGTGATCGCTTCGGCGCCGGCGAGCTGATTCTGCCCTTCGTCCTGCAGTCTGCCGAGGTCATGAAGCGGGCCGTGGCCCATTTGGAGGGCTATCTTGAGCGCAAAGAGGGCTATACCAAGGGACGAGTTGTGCTGGCCACCGTCTTCGGGGATGTCCACGACATCGGCAAAAACCTGGTCAATACGATCCTAAGCAATAACGGCTATACGGTCTACGATCTGGGCAAGCAGGTTCCGCTCAATACGATCCTCGACAAGGCCGTCGAGGTCAATGCCGACGCCATCGGCCTCTCGGCCCTGCTGGTCAGCACTTCGAAGCAGATGCCGCTCTGCGTTCAGGAGCTGCACCGCCGCGGCCTGCGCTATCCGGTGATCGTAGGCGGAGCCGCCATTAATCGCGCCTATGGCCGCCGCATCCTCTTTGTCGAGGAGACGGACGGCACCACGCGCGAGAAAGGGCACCTGGTTCCTTACGAGCCAGGGGTCTTTTATGCCCGCGATGCCTTCGAGGGCCTGGAGATTATGGATCGCCTGACCGGTGATCCCCACGAGCGCGAGGCCTTCGTGGAGCGTATTAAGCAGGAAGCCCTCCGCGAGCTGCAAAAGCAGCAGCAACAGCAGCAGACCGCCCCCACTAGCGGGTCCGCGACACAGGACGAGCAGCCGTCGACCAGCATCAAGCCCGCTCCCTCCATCCCTAAGCCGCCTTTCTGGGGACCGCGCGTACTGGAGCGCATCGGCCTGGAGGACATTGCCGCCTGCCTGGATGAGAATACGCTCTTCCGCCTGCATTGGGGCGGTAAGGCACACGGAGACGACTTCGCACGTCTGGTGACGCAGGAGTTTCGCCCGCGCCTGGAGCGCATGCTACGCGAGGCCAGGCAACAGCGCTATCTGCAGCCGCGCGTCATCTATGGCTACTATCCCTGCCAGTCGCAGGGCAATAGCCTGATCATCTATGATCCGCAGTCGCTTACGGAGGATGGCCAGGCCCTGCGCGAGCTGGCTCGCTTCCGCTTCCCACGCCAGCGCGAGCGCGAACGGCTCTGTCTGGCCGACTATTTTGCCTCGACGGCCAGCGGCCTCATCGACGTCGTAGCGCTGCAGGTGGTCACTGTAGGCCCCGGGCCTTCGGAGCTGGTTCACCAGCTTCAGCAGGAGGGACGCTATGCGGAGGCCTACTTTCTTCATGGGTTATCGGTCCAGATGGCAGAGGCATTGGCCGAGTATGCCAATCAACACATCCGGCGTGAGCTGGGCTTGAGAGAGCACGAAGGACGAGGCAGACGCTATAGCTGGGGCTATCCTGCGATTCCCGACCTGGAGGATCACCGCGTCTTATTCACCCTGCTGCCGGTTCAGAGGAGTATCGGGGTCGAGCTGACCGCCGGTTATCAGCTGGTGCCGGAGCAGTCAACGGCTGCCATCGTGGTCCATCATCCCCAGGCCGTTTACTTCGCGGTGCGAGAGCCATCCCCAGGCACCGCCGGCAACCAGTGA
- a CDS encoding serine/threonine-protein kinase has protein sequence MTAVAKVGTLRGEKSAMVSRIDQRLGGYRLVRLLGQGHMTRVYLGEHVRTGAQAALKVVEAQLSSQELAELLIRAQILTRLEHPHIVRVFDFGAEDGLPFIVMAYAPHGTLRERHPRGTPLPLPTVVSYVRQVAAALQYIHSYKLIHRDIKPHNMLLGPDNQVWLSDFDIATVARSAGYRREKLQGFEGTVPYAAPEQLRGRPRLASDQYALGVVVYEWLTGDWPFVGTTQEIALQHQITPPPSLRERAPTVPPSVEQVVMRALAKDPNERFPSVEEFARELERASRQERLPLSPLPRSQFKSPLPFAPAAAQLAAAPSGESSPSSVVTTPRLVYRGHSARVASLAWASHGRYLASSSQDESVQIWDSHTGETLLIQRGLSLEAPVIAWSPDGRYLAMTDGLLSEVVQLLAVLPQDARAARLQSPAGARYEGLSERILAVAWSPDGRYLAAAGEERIVLVWEIATRRIVCTYRGHHGSIAALAWSPDSRQLASGGEDRTVHVWEPTASTGGNIRIYYGHHDKVNAVVWSPNGRFVASASDDQSVQIWEARDPRGIDGGREPLCYYGHNGGVTCVAWSPDGHLIASGSVDEQVHVWRPTGEGTLPTPLLSYRGHSDWVSTLAWSPAGEAIASGSWDGTVQIWEPFRQKATATN, from the coding sequence ATGACGGCGGTGGCCAAAGTAGGCACCTTGCGAGGGGAGAAGAGCGCTATGGTCAGTCGAATCGATCAGCGGCTTGGAGGCTATCGGCTGGTGCGCCTGCTGGGCCAGGGCCATATGACGCGCGTCTACTTGGGGGAGCACGTGCGCACGGGGGCCCAGGCGGCGCTCAAAGTGGTTGAGGCGCAGCTCTCCAGTCAGGAGCTGGCCGAGCTGCTGATCCGCGCGCAGATTTTAACACGGCTGGAGCATCCACACATTGTGCGCGTCTTCGATTTTGGAGCGGAGGATGGGCTGCCGTTCATTGTGATGGCCTATGCCCCACATGGAACACTGCGCGAGCGGCATCCACGCGGTACTCCTCTGCCTCTGCCCACGGTGGTTTCTTACGTGCGCCAGGTGGCTGCGGCCTTGCAGTATATCCACAGCTATAAGCTCATCCATCGTGATATTAAACCCCACAATATGCTGCTGGGACCCGACAACCAGGTCTGGCTGAGCGATTTCGATATTGCAACGGTGGCGCGCAGCGCAGGCTACCGCCGCGAGAAGCTGCAGGGTTTCGAGGGAACGGTTCCTTACGCGGCTCCGGAGCAGCTACGCGGACGCCCCCGGCTGGCCAGCGATCAGTATGCCCTGGGGGTCGTGGTCTATGAGTGGCTGACGGGCGATTGGCCTTTCGTGGGCACCACCCAGGAGATTGCCCTGCAGCATCAGATTACTCCTCCGCCATCGCTGCGCGAACGCGCTCCGACGGTTCCACCGTCAGTAGAACAGGTGGTAATGCGCGCTTTGGCGAAGGACCCAAATGAGCGCTTTCCTTCGGTGGAGGAGTTCGCCCGTGAGTTGGAACGGGCCAGTCGTCAGGAGCGCCTCCCGCTTTCTCCTCTGCCTCGCTCGCAGTTTAAATCGCCGCTGCCTTTTGCCCCGGCTGCTGCTCAATTAGCGGCAGCACCATCCGGCGAGTCGTCGCCCTCATCCGTGGTGACCACACCTCGCCTGGTGTATCGTGGCCACAGTGCCCGGGTGGCCTCGCTGGCCTGGGCCAGCCACGGGCGCTATCTGGCTTCCAGCAGTCAGGATGAGAGCGTCCAGATTTGGGATAGTCACACCGGGGAAACGCTGCTGATACAGCGTGGCCTCTCCCTGGAGGCGCCTGTTATCGCCTGGTCACCCGATGGGCGTTATTTGGCCATGACCGATGGACTGCTGTCCGAGGTGGTCCAGCTGCTCGCTGTCCTGCCCCAGGATGCCCGTGCAGCCCGACTGCAGTCACCCGCCGGCGCACGCTACGAGGGCCTCAGCGAGCGTATCCTGGCAGTGGCCTGGTCGCCCGATGGGAGGTACCTGGCCGCCGCCGGCGAGGAACGGATCGTCCTGGTCTGGGAGATTGCCACCCGCCGCATCGTCTGCACCTACCGCGGCCACCACGGAAGTATTGCCGCTCTAGCCTGGTCACCCGATAGTCGTCAGCTTGCCTCTGGAGGCGAGGATCGCACGGTCCATGTCTGGGAGCCAACGGCAAGCACCGGGGGCAACATTCGCATTTATTATGGCCACCATGATAAGGTGAACGCGGTGGTCTGGTCGCCCAATGGGCGCTTTGTGGCCTCCGCCAGCGATGATCAATCAGTCCAGATCTGGGAGGCCCGCGACCCACGTGGGATCGACGGCGGGCGCGAACCGCTCTGCTACTACGGCCATAATGGCGGCGTGACCTGCGTGGCCTGGTCGCCCGATGGCCACCTGATCGCTTCCGGCAGCGTCGATGAGCAGGTCCATGTCTGGCGGCCCACCGGCGAGGGCACGCTGCCAACTCCGCTCTTAAGCTATCGTGGTCACAGCGATTGGGTGAGCACGCTGGCCTGGTCGCCCGCTGGCGAGGCCATCGCTTCCGGCTCATGGGATGGTACCGTGCAGATTTGGGAGCCTTTCCGCCAGAAGGCCACGGCTACGAATTGA
- a CDS encoding aminotransferase class V-fold PLP-dependent enzyme, translating to MERQTRAFDLAQVRAETPGCTEVLHFNNAGAALMPQPVLEAVSAHLQREAHYGGYEAAEEAREAIAHVYEAVASLLGCQPDEVALVENATRAWDMAFYAIPFRPGDRILTGMAEYASNYLAFLQMRRRSGVRVEVIPDDEYGQISVSALRQAIDERVRVIALTHVPTNNGLVNPAAEVGRIAREAGVLYLLDATQSVGQMPLDVRALSCDILAGTGRKFLRGPRGTGFLYVRQEVLEQLEPPLIDLHAASWTAPDQYALRPDARRFECWEASIANRLGLGAAIDYFLQWDQQRLWRRIRDLAYLLRTRLTPLPGVIVHDRGVVQGGIVTFTVEGWEAETLRQALRRQRINVSVVSQQAALLDMQAHGLQTLVRASVHYYNSEEEVERFARTLEDLLADTASSLG from the coding sequence ATGGAACGGCAGACACGGGCCTTTGATCTGGCTCAGGTACGCGCGGAGACGCCAGGATGCACAGAGGTGCTTCACTTCAATAATGCTGGGGCCGCCTTGATGCCTCAGCCTGTCTTAGAGGCTGTGAGCGCTCATCTCCAGCGTGAGGCCCACTACGGCGGCTACGAAGCCGCCGAGGAGGCACGCGAGGCGATCGCTCACGTCTACGAGGCAGTAGCCTCGCTGCTCGGCTGCCAGCCAGACGAGGTAGCCCTGGTGGAGAACGCTACCCGCGCCTGGGATATGGCTTTCTACGCCATTCCGTTTAGACCGGGCGATCGTATTCTGACCGGCATGGCCGAATATGCCAGCAACTATCTGGCTTTCTTGCAGATGAGGCGCCGCTCCGGTGTCCGCGTTGAGGTGATCCCTGACGATGAGTACGGCCAAATCTCTGTGAGCGCCCTGCGCCAGGCCATCGATGAGCGCGTCCGTGTGATTGCTTTGACGCACGTGCCGACGAATAATGGCCTGGTCAATCCCGCGGCTGAGGTGGGACGGATCGCGCGGGAGGCCGGCGTGCTCTATCTGTTGGATGCGACGCAATCGGTCGGCCAGATGCCACTGGATGTGCGCGCGCTCAGTTGCGATATCCTGGCAGGTACAGGACGCAAGTTCTTGCGTGGTCCGCGTGGTACAGGATTCTTGTATGTGCGTCAGGAGGTGTTAGAGCAATTGGAGCCGCCGCTCATCGATCTACACGCCGCCAGTTGGACAGCGCCCGACCAGTATGCCTTGCGTCCCGACGCGCGCCGCTTTGAGTGCTGGGAGGCAAGTATTGCCAATCGTCTGGGCCTGGGGGCAGCTATCGATTATTTCCTGCAATGGGATCAGCAACGGCTCTGGCGCCGTATTCGCGATCTCGCCTATCTGCTGCGTACACGTCTCACTCCGCTGCCAGGGGTCATTGTCCATGATCGGGGCGTGGTTCAGGGCGGCATTGTGACCTTCACGGTGGAGGGTTGGGAGGCCGAGACGCTTCGCCAGGCGCTGCGCCGCCAGCGCATCAATGTCTCGGTGGTCTCTCAGCAGGCCGCGCTACTGGATATGCAGGCCCACGGCCTCCAGACGCTGGTGCGCGCTTCGGTGCATTACTATAATTCCGAGGAGGAGGTCGAGCGTTTCGCCCGGACGCTGGAGGATTTGCTGGCAGATACCGCTAGCTCGCTGGGCTGA
- a CDS encoding YbjQ family protein, giving the protein MGEPRTAMDVRPGYRGRAFTSDLSGQEFWLVVDKGFQPLGLVMGNCIYSMGAIRNWLAGIKSHFQGELKEYTQLMYQARELALSRMQFEADQLGADGVIGVDIQVQYLHNGEWMEVTAIGTAVRWVGSGPNMPPTGQGRVVIPVGE; this is encoded by the coding sequence GCGAACCACGAACAGCGATGGATGTCCGACCGGGCTACCGGGGCCGGGCGTTTACCTCCGATCTCAGCGGGCAGGAATTCTGGCTGGTTGTCGACAAGGGCTTTCAGCCCCTGGGTTTGGTGATGGGCAACTGCATTTACTCAATGGGTGCTATTCGCAACTGGCTGGCGGGGATTAAGTCCCACTTCCAGGGAGAGCTGAAGGAATACACCCAGCTGATGTATCAGGCGCGCGAGCTGGCGTTGAGCCGGATGCAGTTTGAGGCCGATCAGCTGGGGGCCGATGGCGTGATTGGCGTCGACATCCAGGTCCAGTACCTGCATAACGGCGAATGGATGGAGGTGACGGCCATTGGCACCGCTGTACGCTGGGTCGGCAGTGGTCCCAACATGCCGCCCACCGGTCAGGGTCGGGTCGTGATCCCTGTCGGGGAGTAA